One genomic segment of Sanyastnella coralliicola includes these proteins:
- a CDS encoding histidine kinase — MNLKLHTAFSFRFCVVLLAFALPSFGWAQLVDPNAEIYAGTENCRIYSVFQDYEGVIWAGSDCGLYRVSGTVLTNVTDSLPIPSPEVFCITQTADSALWFGTNYGIVRRQESWQEFSESEAKFVTDIVPATDSTIFAATFYAVFEGKPSQAFVQVDGLSMLRKNGEFELCDDQSVWYRGLGRFTNISTSDYSSWNTDLEFDEKERMETTYFEGNAYFFRENSIYKLGRKVSKIAEASAPIHSLFGADYLYAYVEGEGICKMIDGRFELVHECVRLNGFVVDNEGGVWPSEGTKGLQRIHSQSLGLRQVEALNVEGASMYKDGHDWYFLYDGSLSGSEEEIVSNSWLTDPVNNIVLKGDNEWWFGGRTIGLFKDNEFYTLAAGVGSVKGLHIDNGHLMVASSHGLFVFDVETIIDYLIHQPEDDLAQIEWCEQFRWTRTRGFDLQALSDGRICFSSQAGIMLCDSLSCDTIIPYSEIGFTSSMTQINDSLFCGIHGRNSLSVFNLRQERQTYHFPGIQLRTITVEDDALYISSTEGVFVGKSPSQVSSSIDFQLWEGLKDVYDVLKVDDQFLFKSADYLYSLESASLRSEGRKEIHHNIQLLNASVNDGILGKRIKFGQGIPVQFVLEADRREQSFGAYFEYRFDDEDGDWQVAQNNTLSFEKLESGNYTLETRAVYPFANSISAPATTKFTVTGPWWRTPWWFIVILLVSFTVALAVIRVGNNRKRRELETTNRLISMHNMALRSQLNSHFIFNAMNSLQASIVGSSKDKSLSLVQLLARHLRRVFYISAKDAIKLMDEVELLDDYLQIEQARFGKRLNYSIHAIPDGLHNVEVPPMFIQPIVENCVKHGLPTRSEGFKISIMVLRSNDNLKVIVSDNGLGCDPSAFMTADMRQSGIQNVRDRLAGIKKGKGYLKHVFVNGDKGPFRTEIILEGVLT, encoded by the coding sequence TTGAATTTGAAACTACATACTGCCTTTTCTTTTCGTTTTTGTGTTGTTCTACTTGCTTTCGCTCTTCCTTCGTTTGGATGGGCTCAGCTTGTTGACCCTAACGCAGAGATCTATGCTGGTACAGAAAATTGTCGCATCTACAGTGTGTTTCAAGATTATGAAGGGGTCATTTGGGCTGGTAGCGATTGTGGCCTTTACCGGGTTTCAGGAACAGTACTGACCAATGTTACTGACAGCTTGCCGATTCCGTCTCCTGAGGTGTTCTGCATTACCCAGACTGCGGATAGCGCCTTGTGGTTTGGAACGAACTACGGGATTGTTCGTCGTCAAGAGTCTTGGCAGGAATTCTCAGAGTCAGAAGCCAAGTTTGTTACCGATATTGTTCCTGCGACGGATTCAACCATTTTCGCGGCGACGTTTTATGCCGTTTTCGAAGGAAAGCCATCACAAGCATTTGTGCAGGTGGATGGTTTAAGCATGCTCCGAAAAAATGGTGAGTTTGAGTTGTGTGATGATCAAAGTGTCTGGTATCGAGGACTTGGTCGATTCACCAATATTTCTACCTCAGATTACTCTTCATGGAATACAGATCTGGAGTTCGATGAGAAGGAACGCATGGAAACTACCTATTTCGAAGGAAATGCGTATTTCTTTAGAGAGAACAGTATCTATAAACTCGGTCGAAAAGTCTCGAAAATAGCGGAAGCATCAGCTCCAATTCATTCTTTATTCGGCGCTGATTATCTCTACGCTTATGTTGAAGGGGAAGGGATCTGTAAAATGATCGATGGGAGATTTGAACTTGTCCATGAATGTGTCCGGTTGAATGGTTTTGTTGTAGATAATGAAGGAGGTGTCTGGCCAAGTGAAGGCACCAAAGGTCTTCAGCGCATTCACTCTCAGAGCTTAGGCTTGAGACAAGTAGAAGCGCTCAATGTTGAAGGAGCGAGTATGTACAAGGATGGCCATGATTGGTACTTCCTTTATGACGGCTCTTTGAGTGGTAGCGAAGAGGAAATCGTATCTAATTCTTGGTTGACGGATCCAGTAAATAATATCGTACTCAAAGGAGATAACGAATGGTGGTTCGGAGGAAGAACCATTGGTTTATTCAAAGACAATGAATTCTACACGCTCGCTGCGGGAGTGGGTTCGGTGAAAGGACTTCATATAGACAACGGTCATTTAATGGTCGCTTCATCTCATGGTCTTTTCGTGTTCGACGTTGAGACGATTATTGACTATCTGATTCATCAGCCAGAAGATGATCTCGCCCAGATTGAATGGTGTGAGCAATTCAGATGGACCCGAACACGCGGGTTTGATTTACAAGCATTGAGTGATGGCAGGATTTGTTTCAGTAGTCAAGCAGGAATTATGTTGTGTGACTCCCTGTCTTGTGATACTATTATTCCTTATTCGGAGATTGGTTTTACCTCTTCCATGACTCAAATCAACGACTCCTTATTCTGTGGAATTCACGGCCGCAACTCTCTTTCGGTATTCAACTTAAGACAAGAACGACAAACCTATCACTTTCCAGGAATTCAGCTCCGAACTATTACAGTGGAAGATGATGCGCTGTACATATCAAGCACTGAGGGAGTATTCGTCGGAAAGTCACCTTCTCAGGTTAGTTCGTCCATAGATTTCCAGTTGTGGGAGGGGTTGAAAGATGTTTATGACGTGTTGAAGGTGGATGACCAGTTTCTCTTCAAAAGTGCTGATTATCTCTACAGCCTAGAGTCTGCTTCCTTGAGATCGGAAGGTAGGAAGGAGATCCACCACAACATTCAATTACTGAATGCTTCTGTGAACGATGGTATTCTTGGGAAAAGAATAAAATTTGGACAAGGTATTCCGGTTCAATTTGTGCTTGAGGCAGACCGACGTGAGCAATCCTTCGGAGCCTATTTCGAATACAGATTTGATGATGAGGATGGCGATTGGCAAGTAGCGCAAAACAATACACTTTCTTTTGAAAAGTTGGAATCCGGGAACTACACCTTAGAGACAAGAGCGGTATACCCGTTTGCAAATAGTATCTCAGCACCAGCGACAACCAAGTTCACTGTTACTGGTCCTTGGTGGCGAACTCCTTGGTGGTTCATTGTCATTTTGCTTGTATCGTTCACGGTGGCCCTAGCTGTCATTCGCGTTGGGAATAACAGGAAACGACGAGAATTAGAAACCACGAACCGCCTGATTTCCATGCATAATATGGCGCTGCGAAGTCAGCTTAATTCACATTTCATTTTCAATGCGATGAACAGCCTTCAGGCAAGTATCGTGGGTTCTTCTAAGGATAAGTCGCTTTCCTTGGTTCAACTGTTAGCACGTCATCTTCGTCGCGTATTTTATATCAGTGCAAAGGATGCGATTAAATTGATGGATGAAGTGGAGCTACTAGACGATTATCTTCAAATTGAACAGGCTCGTTTCGGAAAACGTTTGAACTACTCAATACATGCCATTCCAGATGGTTTGCACAACGTCGAGGTTCCTCCAATGTTCATTCAGCCGATTGTCGAGAATTGCGTAAAGCATGGTTTGCCGACACGTTCTGAAGGCTTCAAGATTTCCATCATGGTGCTTCGAAGCAATGATAACTTGAAGGTGATTGTTTCAGATAATGGGCTAGGCTGTGATCCTTCGGCATTTATGACCGCCGATATGCGACAATCAGGAATTCAGAATGTTAGAGATCGACTGGCTGGAATCAAGAAAGGGAAAGGCTATTTGAAGCATGTTTTTGTGAATGGTGATAAAGGACCGTTCAGAACAGAAATTATTTTGGAGGGGGTATTAACATGA
- a CDS encoding LytR/AlgR family response regulator transcription factor codes for MKAIRCAIVEDEVPNRDILTHLLNESSVEVEIVGSWETLNQANGPLQAAEPDLIFMDIRMPGTLGIRAKEVMPDLKAPIVFTTAFEEYAVEAFTVGALDYLLKPLGQKEVDRSLERYLLRYRKERPQKESNSFVVSTTETVDVYDREDILAFEADGNYTILHLKDGSTSMISKNLGSIMKSLDGGYIRIHAKYAVRKAEVVQVTREKPYVVVLSNGVEYPTSVRKRALVIKALKG; via the coding sequence ATGAAAGCGATTCGTTGCGCCATAGTAGAAGATGAGGTTCCGAACAGAGATATCTTGACGCACTTGTTGAATGAAAGTTCTGTTGAAGTAGAGATTGTTGGGAGTTGGGAAACATTGAATCAAGCGAACGGCCCTTTACAAGCTGCCGAACCCGATCTCATTTTTATGGATATCCGAATGCCCGGGACTCTTGGTATTCGCGCCAAAGAAGTAATGCCCGATCTCAAGGCTCCCATTGTCTTTACCACTGCTTTTGAGGAATATGCCGTAGAAGCATTTACTGTTGGAGCATTAGATTATCTACTGAAGCCTTTAGGGCAAAAAGAGGTAGACCGATCATTGGAGCGTTACTTATTGAGGTATCGAAAGGAGAGACCTCAAAAGGAAAGTAATTCATTCGTAGTGTCGACGACAGAAACGGTCGATGTATATGATCGCGAAGATATCCTGGCCTTTGAGGCAGATGGGAATTACACCATTCTGCACCTCAAGGATGGCTCAACATCCATGATTTCTAAGAATCTCGGCTCCATCATGAAGAGCCTTGATGGAGGGTATATTCGAATCCATGCTAAGTATGCGGTACGTAAGGCAGAAGTGGTTCAGGTAACCAGAGAAAAACCATACGTAGTGGTGCTTTCAAACGGTGTAGAGTACCCAACTTCTGTACGTAAGCGTGCTTTGGTGATCAAGGCTCTGAAGGGGTGA